Within the Vagococcus carniphilus genome, the region AAACGATTACCCAACGATAATGGCTGTAACAATTATGTTCTCTGCTATGTTAGTTGTAGTTATATTAATCGTTGATTTACTATATGGTATTGTAGATCCTCGTATTCGAGTATCAGGAGGTGGCAAAGAATAATGGAAAAAATTGATATTCAACATATTTCAGAAGATAAATTTAAACCAATCTCTATTCAAGATAATTTAGATAGAGAAAAAATTAGTGCCCCTTCTTTAAACTTTATTCAAGATTCTTGGAGACGATTGAAAAAAAATAAAGGTGCAGTTGTTTCACTTATTTTACTAGGAATTATTTCGATTTTAGCGTTTGGCTCAATTTTTGTTTCACCGCATGATCCAACTAAACAAAATCCTAAGTATATCAACTTGCCTCCAAAAATACCCGGTGTTAATATTGACGGATTTAATGGAACAGCAGTAGTTGGTGGGAAACGAGTGGATAAATATGAGCAAGCAAAAGTACCGGAGAATACTCATTTTTATTTAGGGACAGATGGCTTGGGAAGAGATGAGTTATCTAGATTGTTGATGGGAACAAGAATGTCACTTATTATTGCTTTTGTCGCAGCCTTTCTTGATTTAACCTTTGGAGTTATCTACGGGATGATCTCAGGAATGAAGGGCGGTAAAACAGATAATGTGATGCAGCGGATATTAGAGATTTTATCAGGTGTACCAAATTTAGTTGTTATGATTTTAATGTTAACAGTGTTTAAACCAGGTATGATGTCAATTATTTTAGCAATGATTGTAACAGGATGGATTACAATGGCTCGGATTGTCCGTGCACAAACGTTAAAAATAAAAGACCAAGAGTATGTTTTAGCCGCAACAACTTTAGGTGAGTCTAAAGCAAAAATTGCTATGAAACATGTGTTACCAAATATTTCAGGGGTTATTATTGTTCAGATGATGTTTAGTATTCCTTCTGCTATTTTCTTTGAAGCCTTTTTAAGTTTTATCGGTTTAGGGTTAACGCCACCAACAGCTTCTTTAGGAACATTGTTAAATGAAGGATATAAAACATTTAGATTTTTACCTCATTTGATGTGGGCACCTGCAATTACTTTATCAGTGATTATGATTTGTTTTAACTTATTAGCTGATGGATTACGGGATGCTTTTGATCCAAAAATGAATGATTAGGATGGTGATGAAAAATGGAGAAAGTATTAGAAGTTAAAGATTTAAATATTTCATTTGATACTTTTGCTGGTAAAGTTCATGCCATTCGTGGGGTAAACTTTGATTTACATAAAGGTGAAACACTAGCAATAGTAGGAGAATCTGGCTCAGGTAAGTCAGTAACGACTAGAACGATTATGCGATTATTAGCCAATAATGCAAACATAGATGAAGGCGAAATCCTTTTTAAAGGAGAAGATTTAGTTCATAAATCAGAGAAACAAATGCAGTCAATTCGTGGAAAAGACATCGCGATGATTTTTCAGGACCCAATGACATCTCTTGATCCGACAATGAACATTGGAAATCAAGTAGCAGAGTCATTAAGAAAACATAGAAAAATTTCGAAAAAAGAAGCATTAGAAAGAGCTCTTGATTTATTAAAACTAGTCGGGATTCCAAATGCGGAAAAACGATTAAAAAATTATCCACATCAATTTTCTGGTGGACAAAGACAAAGAATAGTTATTGCGATTGCACTAATTTGTTACCCGGAAGTATTAATTGCTGATGAGCCGACAACGGCATTAGACGTAACAATTCAAGCGCAGATTATTGATTTGATGAAGGATATTCAAAAGAAAATCCAAACATCGATTATTTTTATTACCCATGACTTAGGGGTTGTCGCCAATGTAGCAGATAGAGTGGCTGTTATGTATGGTGGTCGAATTATTGAAATCGGAACATCTGATGAGATTTTTTATAACCCACAACATCCGTATACGTGGGGGCTTCTTAGTTCGATGCCAACTCTAGAGACAAGTGAAGAAAAATTGTATGCTATTCCTGGATCACCACCAGATTTATTAGATCCACCAAAAGGAG harbors:
- a CDS encoding ABC transporter ATP-binding protein; this encodes MEKVLEVKDLNISFDTFAGKVHAIRGVNFDLHKGETLAIVGESGSGKSVTTRTIMRLLANNANIDEGEILFKGEDLVHKSEKQMQSIRGKDIAMIFQDPMTSLDPTMNIGNQVAESLRKHRKISKKEALERALDLLKLVGIPNAEKRLKNYPHQFSGGQRQRIVIAIALICYPEVLIADEPTTALDVTIQAQIIDLMKDIQKKIQTSIIFITHDLGVVANVADRVAVMYGGRIIEIGTSDEIFYNPQHPYTWGLLSSMPTLETSEEKLYAIPGSPPDLLDPPKGDAFYPRNEFAMQIDTEEAPPFFDVSPTHKAATWLLAPNAPKVTPPAEIVRRREKYKERFGA
- the opp3C gene encoding oligopeptide ABC transporter permease produces the protein MEKIDIQHISEDKFKPISIQDNLDREKISAPSLNFIQDSWRRLKKNKGAVVSLILLGIISILAFGSIFVSPHDPTKQNPKYINLPPKIPGVNIDGFNGTAVVGGKRVDKYEQAKVPENTHFYLGTDGLGRDELSRLLMGTRMSLIIAFVAAFLDLTFGVIYGMISGMKGGKTDNVMQRILEILSGVPNLVVMILMLTVFKPGMMSIILAMIVTGWITMARIVRAQTLKIKDQEYVLAATTLGESKAKIAMKHVLPNISGVIIVQMMFSIPSAIFFEAFLSFIGLGLTPPTASLGTLLNEGYKTFRFLPHLMWAPAITLSVIMICFNLLADGLRDAFDPKMND